GAAACATATAGATATTAATTTAGACATAAATGACAGAGATACGAGTAATACAAGGGATAACTCCCACAAGGAGTAACACTAGAAAGGAACGTGGACATACCGTTTGTAGTCCAGATTCTTGCTTGGCCATCACATGAACCAGTGGCAAGTAAAGTCCCTTCCCcctgaaaaattcagaaaatcagataacaatttttttagcaGAAACTAAGGCACTAATCCAGAAGAATAAAGAACAGGCAAAAATTAGCAGTATCCAAGAACAGGTAGATATTTTATAAGCAGTGAAAACAAAGTAGCAGCGCTCACATTCCAGTCAAGAGTGGTCACATCCTTGCTCTTCTCGTTTGACTTTCCTTTTGCATGTTTCAGGATCAAAGCGTTGATGGTACGACCAGATTTTAATGGTCCTTCCGGGATATTCCAGATACGTGCTGTCGTATCACCAGACCTGAAATTTTTGCAAAGGCACATTTAAATGGAATAACCAATTAATTATTCGCATGTGCATTAAACAGAACTACTTACCCTGACGCAAGCAATGAAGCCGACGGACTCCATGCACACGCACAAACCTAAATCAGCAATACAGACAGAACCTTAATCTTAACATAAGAAAAACAAGGATTAATGTAATAGATTCCAGTGAAGATTGGAAATCAACTATACCGCTTGCCCAGTATAGAGATAAAATCAACGAAAAGGTACCTCAGATGTATGCCCTTCCAAAATCCTCACATCAGAACTAGGAATGTGAGATGGCATAGAAGCAGGAGTCATGGTGATATCCATAGGTTCTGCAGCTGTTCACATAAGAAAACATTATTTAGAAAATAGCTAAACTATTAGCAAAGTTTCAACAATTAAACATATGAAGACTGACCAGAAGAACGGGCATGGTCTTCATCCCCAGCATTAGCTTTGTCACTTTGGTCAATAACCATGTCCCTGTCACCATCTCCAACCTGCTTTTCTTGAGCCTTTTCcctctccatcttctctctctccctctccctttCCGTCTCTCGCTCCCTCTCTAGCTTCATTCTTTCCCTCTCCCTCTCGAACGTCTCTCGTTCCATCTTCTCCCTCTCGCGTTCCTTGTCTCgttccatcttctctctttcCCTCTCCTTATCTCGTTCCATCTTCTCCCTTTccctctctttctctcgctCCTTGAGTTTCTCATGCCTATCCTTCTCCCTGAGTCGGCTGCGCTCTCCTTCAACCTCTCTATCGTTTTCTTTAGATTTGTCCTTTTCCTTCTCCTTATCCCTCTCTTTCCTCTTTCTCTCCCTCAGCATATCCTGCAACTCCTTCACGTCCTTTGAAATCAGATCCAAGGGTTGAAAGAATGAGAAATCCTCCTCAGTTTCCACTTCTCCCTGCGAGTAAAAACAACAAAGACCGCTGAGGTTACACATTGCTCAGACatcaaaacatcaaacaaacaaaaaaagcatTAAGAAACAATACATTGGTCAGATTAGCTTCCATCTCCATGTACTGGAGTCCTTTTTGAACAAACTTGACAAGAGCACCAGGTGGAACCATGTTCCCATcaatgtttgatttattaatccCTGCCTCGTATCCTAGAGTGAATGCAGCATGTGTAAACCCTGCAAAAACCATGATTAGGATTAAACTGATGCAGATAAGTATTTGGACTCCGGGTATTATCAGGGTATTATCAGAATCAACGGATCTCTAGTTCTATTTTACATCATAAAGAACCATCTTTAAAACAACTATCAATCTACTCAAGCTCGCGAGTAACAATCAGATCTAAAAGTATCATGAACAACCAACGATCTTAAAAACAACAACTTTTCGCACAATTCGTGAAACC
The nucleotide sequence above comes from Brassica napus cultivar Da-Ae chromosome A9, Da-Ae, whole genome shotgun sequence. Encoded proteins:
- the LOC125577767 gene encoding WD40 repeat-containing protein HOS15; its protein translation is MSSLTSVEMNFLVFRYLQESGFTHAAFTLGYEAGINKSNIDGNMVPPGALVKFVQKGLQYMEMEANLTNGEVETEEDFSFFQPLDLISKDVKELQDMLRERKRKERDKEKEKDKSKENDREVEGERSRLREKDRHEKLKEREKEREREKMERDKEREREKMERDKEREREKMERETFERERERMKLERERETEREREREKMEREKAQEKQVGDGDRDMVIDQSDKANAGDEDHARSSAAEPMDITMTPASMPSHIPSSDVRILEGHTSEVCACAWSPSASLLASGSGDTTARIWNIPEGPLKSGRTINALILKHAKGKSNEKSKDVTTLDWNGEGTLLATGSCDGQARIWTTNGDLISTLSKHKGPIFSLKWNKKGDYLLTGSVDRTAVVWDVKAEEWKQQFEFHTGPTLDVDWRNNVSFATSSTDTFIYLCKIGETRPVKVFAGHQGEVNCVKWDPTGTLLASCSDDSTAKIWNIKQHNFVHDLRDHTKEIYTIRWSPTGPGTNNPNKQLTLASASFDSTVKLWDAELGKMICSLNGHRDAVYSLAFSPNGEYIASGSVDKSIHIWSLKEGKVVKTYTGEGGIFEVCWNKEGNKLAACFADNSVCVLDFRM